Proteins co-encoded in one Candidatus Blochmannia sp. SNP genomic window:
- the purB gene encoding adenylosuccinate lyase has protein sequence MKLSPLTVISPIDGRYYKQTDSLRNIFSEFSLLKFRVQIEIHWLQKLAYTTTIQEIPPFTQIEHDFLNKLVVNFNIEDAERIKEIEQIIQHDIKAIEYFLKEKISILPNLKKISEFIHFACTSDDINNLAYGLMLTNAKKTIILPIWQQIIDEIKKMSLNYKDIPLLSRTHGQPATPSTIGKEMANIAYRLIRQHNQLKSIKILGKMNGAVGNYNAHTIAYPEINWRKFSKEFVTSLGIEYNPYTTQIEPHDYIAELSDCITRFNTILINFNRDIWGYISLNYFKQHHNGISIGSSTMPHKINPIDFENSEGNLGLANAIFNHFSEKLPISRWQRDLSDSTVLRSLGMAIGYALIAYHSVLKGIKTLIVNKEYILSELNKNWLILGEAIQTVMRRYNIHKSYEETKKFISNTDINPEKIKNFIASLPLPTTEKIRLQKITPINYIGLAAEMANEIDGIT, from the coding sequence ATAAAATTATCACCTTTAACCGTAATATCGCCTATCGATGGTCGTTACTATAAACAAACTGATTCTTTACGTAATATTTTTAGTGAATTTAGTCTATTAAAATTTCGAGTACAAATTGAAATCCATTGGTTACAAAAACTAGCTTATACAACAACTATCCAAGAAATACCTCCTTTTACACAAATCGAACATGACTTTTTAAATAAATTAGTGGTTAATTTTAATATTGAAGACGCAGAACGTATTAAAGAAATAGAACAAATTATTCAGCATGATATCAAAGCAATAGAATATTTTTTAAAAGAAAAAATAAGTATATTACCTAATTTAAAAAAAATAAGCGAATTTATTCATTTTGCTTGTACTTCGGATGATATTAACAACCTCGCATATGGATTAATGCTTACTAATGCCAAAAAAACTATTATACTACCTATTTGGCAACAAATTATTGATGAAATTAAAAAAATGAGTCTTAATTATAAAGACATTCCTTTATTATCTAGAACTCATGGACAACCTGCTACTCCTTCTACTATCGGAAAAGAAATGGCTAATATTGCGTATCGATTAATACGCCAACATAATCAATTAAAATCAATAAAAATTTTAGGTAAAATGAATGGAGCTGTAGGGAATTATAATGCTCATACAATAGCATACCCAGAAATAAATTGGCGTAAATTTAGCAAAGAATTTGTTACATCTTTAGGAATTGAATATAATCCATATACAACACAAATAGAACCACATGATTATATTGCTGAATTATCTGACTGTATTACACGATTCAATACAATCCTGATAAATTTTAATAGAGATATATGGGGCTACATTTCGCTCAACTATTTCAAACAACACCATAACGGAATTTCAATTGGATCTTCTACTATGCCACACAAAATCAATCCTATAGACTTTGAAAATTCTGAAGGAAACTTAGGATTAGCAAATGCCATATTTAATCATTTTTCTGAAAAATTACCAATATCACGTTGGCAACGCGATTTAAGTGATTCTACTGTGTTAAGAAGCTTAGGAATGGCTATAGGATACGCTTTAATTGCCTATCATAGCGTATTAAAAGGAATAAAAACATTGATAGTTAATAAAGAATACATATTAAGTGAATTGAATAAGAATTGGCTAATATTAGGAGAAGCTATCCAAACAGTTATGAGACGATATAATATTCATAAATCTTATGAAGAAACTAAAAAATTTATCAGCAATACAGATATTAATCCTGAAAAAATAAAAAATTTTATTGCATCACTACCATTACCGACAACAGAAAAAATACGCTTACAAAAAATAACCCCAATTAATTATATAGGATTAGCAGCAGAAATGGCAAATGAAATTGACGGTATAACATAA
- the mntR gene encoding manganese-binding transcriptional regulator MntR: MKKVDNSQGFIQVRAAHRRELIDDYIELISDLIQECGEARQVDLAVRLGVTQPTVAKMLKKLIAYSLIEHKRYRRVLLTEQGRRLADENHIRHKIVRTFLMDLGINKKTAQRDAEGIEHHVSNETLLAFRQFSKRFSNK, from the coding sequence ATGAAAAAAGTAGATAATTCGCAAGGATTTATTCAAGTTAGAGCAGCACATCGTCGTGAGCTTATTGATGATTATATTGAGTTGATTTCAGATTTAATCCAAGAATGCGGAGAAGCGCGTCAAGTAGATTTAGCTGTGCGATTGGGAGTAACGCAACCAACAGTAGCGAAAATGTTAAAGAAATTAATTGCTTATTCATTAATTGAACATAAACGTTACCGTAGGGTATTATTAACAGAACAAGGTAGACGATTAGCTGATGAAAATCATATACGACATAAGATTGTAAGAACTTTTCTAATGGATTTGGGTATTAATAAGAAAACTGCTCAGAGAGATGCAGAAGGTATTGAGCATCATGTCAGCAATGAAACATTATTGGCGTTTAGGCAGTTTTCTAAACGATTTAGTAATAAATAA
- the mnmA gene encoding tRNA 2-thiouridine(34) synthase MnmA: MLHTHRKKKVIIGMSGGVDSSVSAWILQQQGYKVEGLFMKNWEDDDSNENCTSASDLADTYSVCNHLGIYLHTINFSKEYWESVFQVFLKEYKMGRTPNPDILCNKEIKFKCFLEFALKDLNADFIATGHYVRRIDTNQGTCLMRGLDKNKDQSYFLYTLSHTQLKQCLFPIGTLSKSQVRRIAKKLNLITANKKDSTGICFIGKRKFRNFISNYIPIQPGIIININGDKIGTHQGVPFYTLGQRKGLNIGGIKQGNGNPWYVIDKDIKNNTLIAAQEHYHPLLMSIEFITEQVQWIKRNTLKSPLYCTVKTRYRQPDVQCHIYPIFDNNLKVVLKNPVSAITPGQSAVFYSHENCLGGGIIEKTTPYTYLNSKNCYSPIKINNIN, translated from the coding sequence ATGTTACATACCCATCGTAAAAAAAAAGTGATTATTGGTATGTCTGGAGGGGTAGATTCTTCTGTATCCGCATGGATATTACAACAACAAGGATATAAAGTAGAAGGATTATTTATGAAAAATTGGGAAGATGACGATAGCAATGAAAATTGCACATCAGCATCTGATTTAGCAGATACTTATTCTGTCTGTAATCATTTGGGTATATATTTACATACCATAAATTTTTCTAAAGAATATTGGGAAAGTGTATTTCAAGTATTTTTGAAAGAATATAAAATGGGTCGCACTCCTAATCCTGATATACTCTGCAATAAAGAAATTAAATTTAAATGTTTTTTAGAATTTGCACTTAAAGATTTAAACGCAGATTTTATTGCAACTGGACATTATGTACGCCGTATTGATACAAATCAAGGAACTTGTCTGATGCGTGGTTTAGACAAAAATAAAGACCAAAGCTATTTTCTATATACACTTAGTCATACACAACTTAAACAATGTTTGTTTCCTATAGGAACATTAAGTAAATCACAAGTTAGAAGAATCGCTAAGAAATTAAACTTAATTACAGCGAACAAAAAAGACTCTACTGGTATTTGTTTTATTGGTAAACGAAAATTTAGAAATTTTATTAGTAATTACATACCAATACAACCAGGAATTATAATTAATATAAACGGAGACAAAATTGGAACACATCAAGGAGTACCATTTTATACCTTAGGACAAAGAAAAGGATTAAATATAGGGGGGATCAAACAAGGAAATGGTAACCCATGGTACGTAATAGATAAGGACATAAAAAATAATACGTTAATTGCAGCACAAGAACACTATCATCCCCTTCTTATGTCTATTGAATTCATCACTGAACAAGTGCAATGGATAAAAAGAAACACGCTTAAATCACCGTTGTATTGTACAGTGAAAACTAGATACAGACAACCAGATGTCCAATGTCATATATATCCTATTTTTGACAATAACCTCAAAGTTGTTTTAAAAAATCCAGTGTCAGCTATTACACCGGGACAATCAGCAGTATTTTACTCACATGAAAATTGTTTAGGTGGCGGAATCATTGAAAAAACCACCCCTTATACTTACTTAAATTCTAAAAATTGTTATTCCCCAATAAAAATAAACAATATTAATTAA
- a CDS encoding transglycosylase SLT domain-containing protein, which yields MKIYIIYIIIVLLLTTCTQHNNKDNSTCTSYTNLRCKVIDSSKEITSSIYNDCIHRCAINYGVDASLVKAIIQVESNYDPTVISKSNAVGLMQLKADTAGRDAYRLKGWKGEPSIHELKNAVVNIDLGTAYLSILQKQLEGIINSKTRRYAVIVAYVNGLSALLKIFAIDRGYAIEKINKLSPDQFYQYIQSHHPSAQAQRYLSKVNSIYVGQD from the coding sequence ATGAAGATATATATAATATATATAATTATTGTTTTGTTGCTAACAACTTGCACACAACACAATAATAAAGACAATAGTACATGTACATCATATACTAATTTAAGATGCAAAGTAATTGATTCTTCTAAAGAAATTACATCGTCAATATATAATGATTGCATTCATCGTTGCGCTATTAATTATGGAGTAGATGCATCTTTAGTGAAAGCTATTATTCAAGTAGAATCTAATTATGATCCTACTGTAATTAGTAAATCTAATGCTGTTGGATTAATGCAGCTTAAAGCAGATACTGCAGGAAGAGATGCTTATCGTTTAAAAGGATGGAAGGGGGAGCCTAGTATTCATGAATTAAAAAATGCTGTAGTCAATATTGATCTTGGTACTGCTTATTTGTCTATATTACAAAAACAATTAGAAGGTATTATTAATTCAAAAACTAGACGTTATGCTGTTATTGTTGCTTATGTAAATGGTTTAAGTGCATTGTTAAAAATATTTGCTATTGATCGTGGTTATGCTATTGAAAAAATAAATAAGCTTAGTCCAGATCAATTTTACCAATACATACAATCCCATCATCCATCTGCTCAGGCACAACGTTATTTATCTAAAGTTAATTCTATTTATGTTGGTCAGGATTAA
- the lolC gene encoding lipoprotein-releasing ABC transporter permease subunit LolC: protein MYRPVVLFIALRYILGKSVDKFGRNIYWISSIAIMLGVMAMITVLSVMNGCERDIKQNLLNFIPHVLLTTEKGYVHIEHNPKLVLHQLQHKIICIKPLVTSNVILQSSRKASFGVMLGIDPNHFEPLYLYLINKHINQLIPGKYYIIIGSALAKQLEVHINDQIRLIIPSVMQITPIGYIPSQRLFTVLDVYITTSEVDSYQVLIHQSDASVLMRYPAQCVTGWRLWLHEPFLLHNYYNNCPKLYKDWVWRDWREYKGSLFQAMKIEKNIMSLLLVLIIIAAGFNVISFLVLLILDRQIEIAVLQTYGFTRRQIVLLFMIQGFSNGILGIIFGIGLGLLLSSKLNQILLFFKILPDTAQLPVEIKYCQILGIVFITFVIVLLATLYPSWRAASIPPAKILRHG, encoded by the coding sequence ATATATCGACCAGTTGTACTGTTCATTGCTTTACGTTATATTTTGGGAAAATCGGTAGATAAGTTTGGCCGAAATATTTATTGGATTTCTAGTATTGCTATTATGTTAGGCGTAATGGCAATGATAACTGTGTTGTCAGTTATGAATGGTTGTGAGCGTGATATAAAACAAAATCTTCTTAATTTTATACCTCACGTATTGCTTACTACTGAAAAAGGATATGTTCACATTGAGCATAATCCAAAATTAGTTTTACATCAATTACAACATAAAATAATCTGTATAAAACCGTTGGTAACATCCAATGTGATATTGCAAAGTTCCAGAAAAGCATCATTTGGAGTCATGCTAGGGATTGATCCAAATCATTTTGAACCATTATATTTGTATTTAATCAATAAACATATAAATCAGTTAATTCCAGGAAAATATTATATCATTATTGGATCAGCTTTAGCAAAACAACTTGAAGTACATATAAATGATCAAATTCGTTTAATTATTCCTTCTGTTATGCAGATTACTCCTATTGGTTATATTCCTAGTCAACGACTATTTACAGTATTAGATGTTTATATTACAACTAGTGAAGTTGATTCTTATCAAGTATTAATACATCAGTCTGATGCTTCTGTGTTAATGCGTTATCCAGCACAATGCGTTACTGGGTGGCGTTTGTGGTTACATGAACCATTTTTACTGCATAATTATTATAATAATTGTCCTAAATTATATAAAGATTGGGTGTGGAGGGACTGGAGAGAGTATAAAGGATCTTTATTTCAAGCGATGAAAATAGAAAAAAATATAATGTCTTTGTTATTAGTTTTAATCATAATAGCAGCAGGTTTTAATGTTATTTCTTTTTTAGTGTTATTAATATTAGACAGACAGATAGAAATTGCAGTGCTACAAACATATGGTTTTACTCGCCGACAGATTGTGCTGCTTTTTATGATTCAGGGATTTAGTAATGGTATTTTAGGTATTATATTTGGCATAGGATTAGGATTATTGTTATCTAGTAAATTAAATCAAATATTATTGTTTTTTAAAATATTGCCAGATACTGCACAATTACCCGTAGAAATAAAATATTGTCAAATTTTAGGTATCGTGTTTATAACGTTTGTTATAGTCTTGTTAGCTACGTTGTATCCATCATGGCGGGCAGCTTCTATTCCTCCTGCAAAGATTTTGCGCCATGGTTGA
- a CDS encoding winged helix-turn-helix domain-containing protein translates to MKYVIESTIIFNTAEYILTSLTDSNTSVKLSNSAGRVLEELIKQRNIDPNTPVTRDHLFSIVWRTYGLEPSNGNLNQQISLIRKTLTYFGLDPSSIVTMPKRGLKLNSQLTIEKINEETPCISSTLHQTIDKNNNLPSSALLNIKTHIKYIMTLTTIVAILFSIGFVYLYTKKDHIKLYCCKEINSCNICTFHAEPGLDCGGCTIQCTEIT, encoded by the coding sequence ATGAAATATGTCATTGAATCAACTATAATATTTAATACCGCAGAATATATTTTGACATCATTAACTGACTCTAACACATCAGTAAAATTATCTAATTCTGCAGGACGAGTGTTAGAAGAACTTATTAAACAACGAAATATTGATCCCAATACTCCAGTCACTCGGGACCATTTGTTTTCAATTGTATGGAGAACTTATGGACTTGAACCATCTAATGGAAACTTAAACCAACAAATTAGTTTAATACGAAAAACTTTAACCTATTTTGGATTAGATCCTTCATCTATTGTAACTATGCCTAAACGAGGTTTGAAACTAAACAGCCAATTAACTATAGAAAAAATAAATGAAGAAACCCCATGCATATCTTCTACTCTACATCAAACCATAGATAAAAATAATAACTTACCATCTTCTGCTTTACTAAATATAAAAACTCATATAAAATACATAATGACTCTCACAACAATAGTTGCAATCTTATTCAGTATCGGATTTGTTTATTTATATACCAAAAAAGATCATATTAAATTATATTGCTGCAAAGAAATAAATTCATGTAATATTTGTACTTTTCATGCAGAACCAGGATTAGATTGCGGTGGCTGTACTATTCAATGTACTGAAATTACATAA
- the lolD gene encoding lipoprotein-releasing ABC transporter ATP-binding protein LolD — translation MVDIPLLYCTQLTKYYRRANFVIKVLNRITLSIQPNEMIAVVGISGSGKSTLLHLLGGLDKPTAGEIFFEGYALHKLSDNACAMIRNKRLGFIYQFHHLLLDFDILENVAMPLLIGGIGFSQAKNKAQYILKLVGLENRIHFFPNELSGGESQRAAVARAIINNPALVLADEPTGNLDEKNSSNIFQLLKTLNMHYGTTFLIATHDLVLAKKCHRILTISDGQIILT, via the coding sequence ATGGTTGATATTCCATTGTTATATTGTACCCAATTAACGAAATATTATCGTCGTGCTAATTTTGTAATTAAAGTGTTGAATCGCATTACTTTAAGTATACAACCTAATGAGATGATTGCTGTTGTAGGGATATCTGGATCTGGTAAAAGTACATTGTTGCATTTACTTGGAGGATTAGATAAACCAACTGCAGGTGAGATATTTTTTGAAGGGTATGCATTACATAAATTGTCTGATAATGCATGTGCTATGATACGCAATAAACGTTTAGGTTTTATTTATCAATTTCATCATTTATTATTAGATTTTGATATTTTAGAAAATGTAGCAATGCCATTGTTGATTGGAGGTATTGGATTTAGTCAAGCAAAAAATAAAGCACAGTATATATTAAAATTAGTTGGTTTAGAAAATCGTATTCATTTTTTTCCGAATGAGTTATCTGGAGGGGAAAGTCAGAGAGCAGCTGTAGCTCGAGCTATAATAAATAATCCAGCTTTAGTATTGGCTGATGAACCAACTGGCAATTTAGACGAAAAAAATTCGAGTAATATTTTTCAATTACTAAAAACATTAAATATGCATTATGGAACAACTTTTTTAATTGCAACCCATGATTTAGTTTTAGCTAAGAAATGTCATAGAATATTAACGATATCTGATGGTCAGATAATATTGACATAG
- a CDS encoding ABC transporter permease yields MILSLQIALKFHRGSNNNILISLVSLIAIISITIGIAISIIALSVINGFKYELSHRFLAVVPHVEIEPVGASFIDWLTVLKRIRQMPEIICANPYINFSGVIEFNNKWHVVYVRSVDLTKKIDENTLLYFIEKDFSWKYFYENTGQIILGKGISDSLGTKVGDWITILIAHNFRMDNKLLSSKRIRLQVAGILNLNSQLDSNIAVMSLLDIQHLYHKTSDITGIAIKINDIFSADNIARKIEKIMLNHQVYVRSWMDTYGYIYRDIQMVRVIVYLSTILIMSISCFNVIATLVLSIKDKNYDIALIYALGGQNILIRRVFFWYGLIIYIISGVVGTGLGVFTSVNLTNLITICNDLLGNKILSKGIYFINFLPVKLNGWDVLSVLGITLLLGVVTSWYAVLKTKKVDLSKILK; encoded by the coding sequence ATGATATTATCTTTACAAATTGCTTTAAAATTTCATCGAGGTTCGAATAATAATATTTTAATATCCTTAGTGTCTTTAATTGCTATTATTAGTATTACTATAGGAATAGCAATATCTATAATTGCATTAAGCGTAATTAATGGGTTTAAATATGAATTAAGTCATCGATTTTTGGCGGTTGTTCCGCATGTAGAAATTGAGCCAGTAGGTGCATCATTCATCGATTGGTTGACGGTTTTGAAGCGTATTCGTCAAATGCCAGAAATTATTTGTGCAAATCCTTATATTAATTTTTCTGGAGTTATCGAATTTAATAATAAATGGCATGTGGTTTATGTTAGAAGCGTAGATTTAACTAAAAAAATAGATGAAAATACATTATTATATTTTATAGAGAAAGATTTTTCTTGGAAATATTTTTATGAAAATACGGGACAGATTATTTTAGGTAAAGGTATATCAGATTCACTAGGAACTAAGGTAGGTGATTGGATTACTATTTTAATTGCTCATAATTTTCGTATGGATAATAAATTATTATCATCTAAAAGAATTCGTTTACAAGTAGCTGGTATATTAAATTTGAATAGTCAATTAGATAGTAATATTGCTGTAATGTCTTTATTAGATATACAACATTTATATCATAAAACGTCGGACATTACAGGAATAGCTATTAAAATTAATGATATTTTTTCTGCTGATAATATAGCACGTAAAATTGAAAAAATAATGCTTAATCATCAGGTTTATGTGAGAAGCTGGATGGATACTTATGGGTATATTTATAGAGATATTCAAATGGTTCGTGTAATTGTATATTTATCAACAATATTAATAATGAGTATCTCTTGTTTTAATGTAATCGCTACGCTCGTTTTATCAATAAAAGATAAAAATTATGATATTGCCCTAATTTATGCATTAGGAGGTCAAAATATTTTAATTCGACGAGTATTTTTTTGGTATGGATTAATTATTTATATTATTTCTGGTGTTGTAGGAACTGGGTTAGGTGTTTTTACTTCTGTTAACTTAACAAATTTAATTACAATTTGTAACGATTTATTAGGAAATAAGATTTTATCGAAAGGAATCTATTTTATTAATTTCTTACCTGTTAAATTAAATGGGTGGGATGTATTATCAGTTTTGGGTATAACATTATTACTTGGGGTAGTCACTAGTTGGTATGCGGTTTTAAAAACAAAAAAAGTTGATTTATCTAAAATATTAAAATGA